Genomic window (Bacteroidales bacterium):
TTGATTTAGTTTTGGCAGATCCGCCTTATGGGATAGATGCTGGTAAAAATATATTTTCTGATTTACATAAGAAAAAAGATTGGGATAAAAATAAACCTAAAAAAAAATATTTTGTAGAATTACAAAGAATATCAAAAAATCAAATTATTTGGGGAATAAATTATTATTCATACTATTTGGGTTGCGGTAGAATTATTTGGGATAAAGATTTAACACCAAAATATGAAAATAGGAGAAGTGAATATGAAATAGCTTTCTGTTCATTTCATAATAGGACTGCAAAAGTAAGATATCGTTGGATTGGAAATGTGCAAGGGAAAAAAATAAATTGGAAAAATGAAGGATTAGATAAACGAATACATCCAACTCAAAAACCACGAGATTTATACAAATGGTTACTTACAAATTATGCAAAAGCAGGCGATAAAATATTTGATTCACACGGTGGTAGTTTCAGTTCAGCCTGTGCTTGTTTAGATATGGGATTTAGTTTTGATGGTTGTGAAATTGATTTTGATTACTTCAATTTGGCAATAAAAAGACTAAAAAACAACATACAAGAATATTTGGAATTATAATGAAAATAATCCGCATAACTAAAGAAACCGAAATCTACTGTCCTGAATGTGATAAGAAAATCAATGTCGAAAATATCAAATGGGGTAGTTTCATCAAATGTAAATGTGGTTGCAAAATTGCAGTTATAAGAAGGAATAAATAGGAGAAGATATGGGTAAAATAAAAGAATGTAAAGAAATAATAGAATTTGGTGATGATTTTG
Coding sequences:
- a CDS encoding site-specific DNA-methyltransferase, encoding MKFMRDIPDNYFDLVLADPPYGIDAGKNIFSDLHKKKDWDKNKPKKKYFVELQRISKNQIIWGINYYSYYLGCGRIIWDKDLTPKYENRRSEYEIAFCSFHNRTAKVRYRWIGNVQGKKINWKNEGLDKRIHPTQKPRDLYKWLLTNYAKAGDKIFDSHGGSFSSACACLDMGFSFDGCEIDFDYFNLAIKRLKNNIQEYLEL